The DNA window cttggataagcgagactctactgtagttcaatatgcagtaatgctacgtagtaattactgtatttacaaatttagcaccaaaacattacaatgtattgaaaacattgactactaaaaggcagactgtattggataatccagaaccttggataagcgaggcttggataagtgagataagtgtgtgtgtgtgtgcattttgatcatttttattattattacggccAACGTGCACAGGACCAAGATAGATGGAAATGTAGGGAGAGTTTCAAAAgagggaaagggggcgtggcttgggcCAGAGCGAGGGCCCTGATTGGCCCAGAGGGATGCAGCTGCCAAAGCAGGGATGCTCAGGGATTAGCGGTCCAAGCCATTGCCTTGCATTGCATTGCCGGCCCTTCGCTCTCATTGCCTTCCTGCTTTTTTGCATCTCCGTCTCATGGAAGGCTCCCGGCAGCATGAGTTCCGCCGGAATCCATCAAGGCTACCTCCGGAAGTATGGTGAGTcggccttattttttaaaaaaaatcccattttggggttgtttatttatgtgtttgCAAAATCTGGATGTTCTTCTGCATATAATGCCTTCATGCTATTCggccccgggagttgtagtttggctaaGAGGAAGCTAAGGGCCTtggggaaactacaaatcccagagccTTGAGCTTGGAAGCTTAtattctaatctatatatataaaagagtgatggcatcacggcgacccacaaaacaacaaaactacaagcctccgaacctcgaaatttgacgacacaacccatcatccacggctccaggttgatacaacaaaaagaaaagaaaaataaagtcctaattaagagagagagatgaataatggcttttatccaattgctgccagttagaaggctaagctcctccaacttggtctcctagcaacccaataaaaaataataaaaaacactgaaaaaataattaaaaacactaaaaaaattaatacaataaaatactataataacagaaaataactaaaaataatacaagaaaataataaaatataataaataaaaagataacttacaataaaattaatttaaaaaatacaaataacgtcaaataaaaattacacaacaatttttaaccaataccaccaccactttgccacagcaacgcgtggccgggcacagctagttatgttatatattagtatattgtattaaaaaatatattagtatattatattataatgtgcactttgctaatctactattacaacctcactgtttttaaattctatgtttttaataagtgtttttttaattctttttggtaaatgtgcaaatacagtagagtctcacttatccaacgttctggattattcaacgcatttttgtagtcaatgttttctatacatcgtgatattttggtgctaaatttgtaaattcgtaaaaacaataacaatatacaatacatcaataaacaataacatgcaccaattgtaatacagtagagtctcacttatccaacataaacggaccggcagaacgttggataagcgaatatgttggataataaggagagattaaggagaagccttaggttatgattttacaaattaagcaccaaaacaacatgttatacaacaaatttgacagtaaaagtagttcaatatgcaattacTACATGTAattgtaattactacatggcattattactgtatttacgaatttagtaccaaaatatcatgatgtattgaaaacattgactacaaaaatgcattggataatccagaacgttggataagcgaatgttggataagtgagactctactgtatattagtatattatattgtgttatatattatatattatattagtatattataatgtgcactttgctaatctactatttcAACGTCACTGttaataaatgtgtttttattctttttggttaatgtgcaaatattacaattggtgcatgttattgtttattgatgtattgtatactgttatttttttgtatttgatatttctgtgagccgcctcgagtccatCTCCGGGGGAGATTGTGGTgggatacaattattattattattattattattaataataataatataataataatataataatataataatattagtatattatattatagtgtaaagctgcattcattcattcGACGGTGAAAATACAACACTCTAGGAAAAAGGAAAGTTGCTATTTGCAGTCGGGAAAATTATTGGGATTTTGGGATATGTAGTCGGGAAAAGTTCCTGTGAGTTTTGGGATATGTAGTCCAACTTTTAGAACATTTGCAATACAATCCCAAAAAGCTTGCCTTGTTCTctattataccccgctttttctgtCCACAAGCAGACTCagagcagttgttgttgttgtttactatcTATtcctacggacaatgcgattgctgttgcccgcttttggtccaaaactatttagctgtttgtgattctttttttaaatcacttttaaacttatttattatgcaatgcttttgacactgaataaaattttaaaaactatgtattccttgcttttattgcaaaatAAAGGGACAACAAATATTGTTATCCCCATAATGTTGCAAAACATTGCATAATATTGTAGTTCCATAACACTGAAAAATATTACGAGACTATGGTGCCCATCATTTCCAACCACTGTACATGCCAATGGGTGTTGTAATTccatcatacatacatacatacatatatattgtatatattcgagtataagcctagtttttcagcccttttttaagactgaaaaagcccccctcggcttatactcgggtgagggtcctggttggcttatatttgggtcagcttatactcgagaatatatggtacatttattatttttctctattattattggtattattacatttattatttttctctattattgttgctactattaaatttattttactgttttttgttttttattattaatacatttattatttcactctgatcttattattattgcatttattattttactctatttattattacttgtattattttcctgtatttataataataataataattattattattattattacatgtattattttactctattattattaaaaggatacacaagcacatttacattgaagaagatgagaatcatgatttgatcagagttggacagtcttatcttaaatttgagcttgatgtaaatattcaaaaacatttaacctactgatgcctcaattaatgtaattttattggtatctatttttatttctgaaatttacctccctcggcttatactggagtcaatgttttcccaggtttttttgtggtaaaattaggtgcctcgtcttatcttcgggtcagcttatacacgagtatatacagtatttattgaaatactagagcaaaatgtgttgcgCAATGTCctactagagtatatacggtagatatatatatatatatatacacagtagagtctcacttatccaacgttctggattatccaacacatttttgtagtcaatgttttcaatgcattgtgatattttggtgctaaattcataaatacagcaattactacataacattaatgtgtaatgaactactttttctgataaatttgttgtataacatgatgttttggtgcttaatttgtaaaatcataacctattttgatgtttaatatgctttttcttaatctctccttattatccaacatattcacttatccaacgttctgccggcccgtttatgttggataagtgagactctactgtatatataaaagggtaatgaaatttcggcctaggacaaaacaacaaaactacacatcccagaaacactaaacttggcagcccaacccctcatccatgcctctacgttcatacaacaaaaagaaaagaaaaataaagtcctaattagagggggaggaagaattgtttttatccagttgctgccagttagaaggctaagctctgcccacttggtctcctagcaacccactcagcccaggggacaggcagttaggcctcacttaggcctcttccacactgcctataaaatacagattatcagattttaactggattatatggcaatgtagactcaagacccttccacacagctatataacccatttataatggacttaatgtcaggggaaaacctttactctttaccttaactaccaccaattcctcaatactttatttcccagaccaccagactttcccacagcaacgcgtggccgggcacagacacacctgttttaaattgtttgcaATGCAGAGTGTAGCATTAGTTTGCCATTTCTCAATACTGTACGAAGCCAAAGgcgctctgtgcatgctcagtgGCCCTGTTTCCATTCTCATTTTCAATGCATGGAGTGTATTAGAGGCACAGAAGCATCCCTATGGAACACAAGTCCAATTTGTAATTTCATCCCATCGTGGTTTTGCTTTCTCTAATCTTCTCTTCTGGCCTCTTGCAAAATAGAAAAATGtccgggtttttaaaaatataattatgcaTATATTCTGGTCCTGATGCCAAGGCAGGATTACAACGGCCCCGCATTTGATTGCATCCTAATCCCGGGGCCGCAAAGAGAGAATTTAATCAGGAATGTAATCTCTTTGTTGCTCCGCGTGACGTGACGCTGGGCCCGTTCCGGGAACAGATGGGCAGGAAGACTATTACTAAGGGTATTTCCAAGTAGTAGCATCCCATCCATGGCGGATAAGAGAtcatgttggttctcctggacctctcaatgGCTTTTGATAACGTAGaccgggggtccccaaactttttaaaccgggggccagttcatgggccctcagaccgttggagggccggactatagttgaaaaaaatgtataaacaaattcctaagcacattgcacatctcttattttgaagtaaaaaaaagaacaggaacaaatacagcctcaatataataataataataataacaaagagagttggaagagaccccttgggccatttagtccaacccccttctgcctttgtgcaccaaaagcacaagcaaagcacccctgacagatggccacccagcctcaatgttataataataataataactacaaacagaggcacaactacgtggcccaaatgatccattggaacttatgcctcaagtcccacctcccagcagcaaagaactggtgggatcacaaacctgcaaaagtattggaaaatgaacatgcaaagatactgtgggacttccgaatccagactgacaaagttctggaacacaacacaccagacatcacagttgtggaaaagaacaaggtttggatcattgatgttgccatcccaggtgacagtcacatagatgaaaaacaacaggaaaaactcagccgctctcaggacctcaagattgaacttcaaagactctggcagaaaccagtacaggtggtcccggtggtgatcggcacactgggtgctgtgccaaaagatctcagccggcatttggaaacaatagacattgacaaaatcaccatctgccaactgcaaaaggccaccctactgggatctgcacacatcatcagaaaatacatcacacagtcctagacacttgggaagtgttcgacttgtggttttgcgaaacgaaatccagcatgtctatcttgtttgctgtgccatacaacgtcgttgtgttgataataataataataataataacaacaacaacaactttatttttatatcccgccccatctccccgaagggactcagagcggcttacatgggccaatgcccgacaacaatacaataacagcaataaaacaataaaacaaaatcggCAATAAAAAAATgtcacaacaataaaaacataacatcaataagcagttataaaagtcagcgcacggcataaaatggttaaaaaacagggctaaaaacacggagctgggccaaggggaaaaacttcagcgtggtagaggtagttttgtgatttaaaaatcaataaagtgcgaaataatCGCGGCCAGGCAAACTATTATTAGATGGGCAGGAAAATCGACCCTATAATAATTAACCctcaaaggctttttggaagagccaggtcttaaggctcttccgaaaggagagtattattattacagtagagtctcacttatccaacataaacgggccggcagaacgttggataagcaaatatgttggataataaggagggattaaggaaaagactattacacatcaaattgggttaaaaatagatgccaataaaatttcactaattgaggcatcagtaggttaaatgtttttgaatatttaccgtatttcaatgAACTCGctttataagtggaaaagtaggggcaacaaaaacaatatggtatcaacaataacctaataataataataataataaaacttcatttggatcccactctatctccccatggggacttaggCCGgcatccaacatagtaacaggcaaacattcaatgcttatataaacaatacagagctagatatagatctataattatagatactaatttcacatatgcatttcccccggaaacatttgcaaatcccctgtgtgtgtgtgtgtgtgtgcatttcccccctgtaatatttgcaagccttttatataggtaggtaagaatatattcatatctatccagacatctctctttatatagatattcgcagagacctgcaaacatatgagggtaaattcatatataaaaataatgtatatgtatggctacagatacacaggtacatggatctataggtataaaggatttgcaaagacttgcaaacatatgaggggaaatatagagatggcaaaagcttgcaaggggttaatgcctatatatctatagGAGAGGTtatcaaatatttcaggggaaaatgctttcataagattaatgaatatatatttttcttcttcctgacttgcaagagtgtttctcttttcaaaacattcccttgattaagagcgagggaggctttgcaaaagaaaacacactgataagggaggagaacagagaaatagatcacatattgcaagcaatagcctgcaggctttgcaaaagaaaacacactgataagggaggagaagagagaaataaatcacatattgcaagcaatagcctgcaggctttgcaaaagaaaacacacggataagggaggagaagagagaaatagatcacatattgcaagcaatagcctgcaggctttgcaaaagtaaacacactgataagggaggagaagagagaaataaatcacatattgcaagcaacagcctgcaggctttgcaaaagaaaacacacggataagggaggagaagagagaaatagctcacatattgcaagcaatagcctgcaggctttgcaaaagtaaacacacggataagggaggagaagagagaaataaatcacatattgcaagcaatacctgcaggctttgcaaaagaaaacacacggataagggaggagaagagagaaataaatcacatattgcaagcaatacctgcagactttgcaaaagaaaacacacggaTAAGGGAGGAGaacagagaaatagatcacatattgcaagcaatagcctgcaggctccattgctggccttgaccttgacccgattataagccgagggaggctttttcagctcaaaaataagggttgaaaaactcggcttatcttcgagtatatacggtaaataactACAGTGGGTGCCAGTCTGTGCCGGTCACTTGCTGCCGTTGTGTCCCTTGCAGGCGGCTTCCTCTTTAAGCAGTGGAAGGAGAAGTTCCTGCTGCTCTCGGTGGACGGGAGCCTGCTGGTGTGTCCGGACGCGCACTCCCCGGCCGAGATGGGCATCGCCTTGGGCAGCGGCTGCCAGGACATCCTGGAGGGCGGCCAGATCCGGGACCTGCCGCCCCTCCCGCTGGGCGCCCAGAGGGACAGCTGCCTGGGCCTGCGCCTCCGCCGGGGGAAGGTCCTGCTCCTCCTGGCCCCCGACCGGCAGCAGTGCACGTGAGCAGAGgggtgggctggatggccttcggggGGCCCTGCCAGACCTGTCATCCTatatcatacacacacaaaaacaatctcCAAGCTACAAATGtctgacttgcaaatgactcacaGTAAAGAacagcaattttcctgcttcttggcagaatggggttggactggatggccccaaaggtctcttccaactctaggattctatcaacAGGGCTcgattggatggcctttaggggtcccttcccaATCTaggatactaccctgtttccccgaaaataagacatccccaaaaaataagacctaccctgtttccccgaaaataagacatccccaaaaaataagacctagcagaggttttgctggattgctaaatataaggcctcccccgaaagtaagacctagcaaagtttttgtttggaatcatGCCCAGCgctcgccaaacaaaacaccagagcatgcaggattggtaaatgtacataccagttgtacatggaaataatgttagtaacaagaaattcttgacagaagtcacagtttgtctggtttggttatgttggtttgtgatgacaactactgtacagtatttaataaatgttcattttgttgttcaacactaaatgtgaattcttcttcatggaaaaataagacatcccctgaaaataagacctagcacatctttgggagcaaaaaataatataagacactgtcttagtttcgggaaaacacggtgtatatatatatatatatatatatatatatatatatatatacacactcgagtataagcctagtttttcagccctttttgaaagactgaaaagcccccctcggcttatactcaggtgagtttatggttggcttatatttgggtcagcttatactcaagaatatatggtacatttattatttttctctattattattgggggtttttttgtgtcaggagcaacttgagttgcttctggagtgagagaattggccgtctgcaaggatgttgcccaggggacacccagatttttttttgatattttaccattcttgtgggaggcttctctcatgtccccgcatggagctggagctgatagagggagctcatccacgctctccccggatgggattcaaacctggcagccttcaggtcagcaacccaaccttcaagtcacgtagtccactacgccatctgggggctccattaattataataataatatttattattataagatatatatatatatataaattattggtattactacatttataatttttctctattattgttgctactattacatttattatttcactctgatcttattattattattgcatttattattttactctattattattattattattattattattattacatgtattattttactctatttttattaaaaggatacataagcacatttacattgaaaaacatGAGAATAAtcatttgatcagagctggacagtcttatcttaaatttgagcttgataaatatttttgataaatatccaaaaacatttaacctactgatgcctcaattaatgtaattttattggtatctgtttttatttctgaaatttaccaccctcggcttatactggagtcaatgttttcccagttcttttgtggtaaaattaggtgcctcggcttatattcaggtcggtttatactcgagtatatatggtttatacacacacacagtagagtctcccttatccaaccttcgcttatccaacattctgcattatccaacacagtttgccttttagtagtcaacattttttgtagtcaatcttttcaatacagagAGCACAGtcaaccccaccgatgatgcatccagagcaaacttgcccaacatcacaaactttaaaCACTGGTGGGGgttttggggttaacctggcatgatgtgagttgtagttcacccacaaccttatgcattttgtacatttaaaattttttcaaataacccgggcaacgccgGGGACCCAAGATAgttcttaataaataataataataataataagtttatttatatcccacctccatctcccccaaaggggactcgggccagcttacagcaaaatcaaaatacaagcaatgataaaatataaaacatcaaaggacaaaaacaaaaaccaataaaaaatatacacaataggttaaaaacacaacacagattaaaacatcaaattaaaaacaatgaggttgcaatagtggataagcaaggtgcacattatgggtaaccaattcgtaaatagataaagtgcattagaatcatttaaggtcacattaggtagggaggagtcctgaataatatccaTCAATCACGTTCTTAATAgacattctctctctttttctgcagACAGTGGCTCAACATACTGAGGAAAGTCAAAGAGGTAAGGATCTGAAGCTGagaaaacaggagaaaaaaaGGCCAAATCTGGGATCAATGGGGTAAAGAGCCCAAGCACGCAGACATCCCCAATGCGGTGGAggcgcactctgcacatgctcgggTGCAAGGCGGGAGGGAAATGCTGATGCTCCCCTTCTTTGGCTTCTTTTTTCCCCAGGGTTTCTCTTTCGGCTCTCCTT is part of the Anolis carolinensis isolate JA03-04 unplaced genomic scaffold, rAnoCar3.1.pri scaffold_10, whole genome shotgun sequence genome and encodes:
- the LOC103281534 gene encoding uncharacterized protein LOC103281534, producing MQLPKQGCSGISGPSHCLALHCRPFALIAFLLFCISVSWKAPGSMSSAGIHQGYLRKYGGFLFKQWKEKFLLLSVDGSLLVCPDAHSPAEMGIALGSGCQDILEGGQIRDLPPLPLGAQRDSCLGLRLRRGKVLLLLAPDRQQCTQWLNILRKVKEGFSFGSPSRCKLHIDSPGRKSCRKEGSLGESGCSNGGSPSREGSGSVPCSPHCLRHGPCSRPGVKAACILVGGAAAGPSMGYMVTSAGAGHPAESHLPDFKELGYHPSACDAVAEAHYESLDCEGLDHDFDSMLDFGGFAF